The Clupea harengus chromosome 26, Ch_v2.0.2, whole genome shotgun sequence region gaacagtgagcgtctagcagcgattatcatagacatatacatgtatgtatgtctatggcgaTCATAGCCTAACtttcgagattctaagtaacatggagacaaaactttttttggtactccacatagatcataaacccttgaatataaaaacgactcagtgaaatcggttgagaaatgtaaacactaTAGTGCTTTCATCCAGAAAAACCGCAGTTCCATCATTTACTTGTgtctgtttacaggccagtcttcacctcaccaatatggCGGCGACGTTAGctcgtcgcagcaacgggctgaggcggtcaatggagcgtctatgtatatatgtctatgtgtaatggccaacttcttaattttcttattttaatatgtggccatataaagaaaaaaatgttgtcATCATTATTgtgttaacatatggacacacattgaaaagaaagttttaacacttgagttatcttctgaaagtacattaaagaaccactgaaagccacaatgattggcacccttagtgaatatgagcaaaactggctatgaaaaaatatgtctttgctgtttatcctcttgggcTGGGTTGCACCAACAAGGATTAGCTCTTAAACTAGGTCTAAACCAGGTTTGTCTTTTAATCCAGTTGCACCAAACTTTAAACCTAGTTTAACCTTAGTTTACAAATCTGTTGCACCAGTCATTTTTAAACTAGTCTAAACCTGGATTAGCATTTATATTTAAACCACCCCTGGAGGAGGTTTATCTCTGTTTTATTGACAACAAATTATAGCCtacttttgtcatttttgtcacGTTATTGCTGCAACTAACGGCGTTGGACAGAGTGATAACTTACTTGGGGTGACAGCAATTATTGTAACCTGCTATTCATAATATTTACACCCTATTTACCTGTTCACAGTCACAGCAGTACATAATCAACACAACGATTATAAGCTAGCGACGTCATCTAGTTCGTAGTAACTTATATGCAGCTTCTGTGGCTGTACTGTCATCTAATGCGCCGTCACCGTCgtaggggttggggagggggaaaTCTGCTGCGGGATCATATCTATTATCTTCTTTGACAGAGGATCCATAGTCATTGGTGGTGGTCCTCCGCCGGTTTAAAATTGACCGCCGCATCTTTTTTGGCTTTAGCCTTGGGGTTTTTCCAACAGGCTTTCAGTTGTGCCCTGTCCCTCGTCTCTTTGATACCGGTAGAGCCATTGAAGCTCTCAGCTAACTGGACccagttcctctccttcttctctagtGTACTGCTGTCAGTCCTCATATCCTCAATTGTAACCCCAAACTCCTCCATCAACTAGGTCAGCAACATCttttaaaatgttgaaaagttTGACCCTCTTTGACGTGCcataatagctagctagctggctaaagtAACTGTGTTTATTAGCTATAGCCGCTGTAGTGGTAGGTTAAACGGTAACTACGGTATCAGTAACGGCATTTATTCAACAAGCAGCTAGTTTAGGAAAAAGAGGGGATGCATTTATTTGGGCTATTTAGTTCCGTATTTGTTAAACatacattgtgaatttgtttacatttcgtTGGAATCCATCATGGCGGACATTGCACATAAACTAATCCTGTTTTAACCCTTGTTTAAACTAGTTTAACTAATCCAGGGTTAAAATTAAGATGTGCAACACATCTCTGATTAATTATAAACCAGTTTAAACCTAGATTTACTAACGCTAGATTAACTCTAAACCAGGATTAATTTAATCCATGTTGGTGCAACCCAgccttggtctttcactcaaaatattcagaaaaaatcttaccttttcattgaggttaaaatattgaaaaaaaaaaaatttgacattaaataaatattattctccaaaacatgtgtgccacaattattggcaccccttaatttaatgttgtgtgcagcctccctttgccaagataacagctgagtcttctcctataatgcgtgatgaggttggtgaacacatggcacgggatctgagaccattcctacatacagtatctcttcagattctgaggtcaatgCTTGTAgcctcggcttcagctcatcctacagattttctatggggtttaagttggcggactgtgatggccatggcaaaacctttattctgcggtcggtgaaccatttttgtgttgattttgaggtgtgcttcggatcattgtcctgctggaaggtccaaccacggcccatgttaagcttactggagggggctgttaggttttcatttaatatctgctggtatttgatggagtccatgataccatgtatgctaacaagatgtccagggcctttagaagaaaaacagccccacaacatcaaagatccaccaccatacttcacagtgggtatgaggtgcttttctgtagggctatctttctgtctacgccaaacccacctttgatgtttgttgccaaaaagctttattttggtctcatctgaccatataactgtcccattgaaagtctgacttacatttggcaaactgtaggcactttagtttgttgttgattgacagcagaggcttttttctggcaaccctccaaaacaacttgtggtgatgtaggtggcgtctgatggtagttttggagactttctgaccccaagacttaactaacctctgcaattctccagctgcgatgcttggagattcttttgccagtcgaaccatcttcctcacggtgcgtggggtcaatgtacacacacgtcctcttccaggctgattcttaacatctcctgtcgctttaaacttcttaattatttccatgatagtggaaatgggtatttttaaCTGTTTAGAGGTtgtcttgtgtccatttcttgatttgtgcagctcaacaacgttttcgtcgcacatcgtcactgtgtctttcccataatgatgaatgactaatggaatttggcctgtgtcaccttaTATTTGTACGCCaatggaacaggaagtcatggttgacctcttaagagttcctaatcaaacagatgaacttaaaaatgtaaaacatgactggaaataaacttcagttagattttaattataagatttttctaggggtgccaataattgtggcacacatgttttggggaaaaatatttatttaatgtcaacagtttttttttctttcaataattttacttcaatgaaaaggtaagatttttgtgaatattttgagtgaaagaccaagaggataaacagcaaagacatatttttttatagcctgttttgctcatattcactaagggtgccaataattgtggaggccACTGTATAATAAAcagtgatatataccgtaaccgtgatataaaattacaaataccgtgatagaagattttggccttatcgcccacccctaattcctaccagactgtatttaacgggatgctatggagcagttaacctggctattaaccagtgttcattttggcagctattttagatttagtcttagtctttaaacgaaaatgcatattagttttagtcacttttagtcatttttatcctccttagttttagtctagttttcgtcgacgaaaactcagaagaattttagtctagttttagtcgacgaagtctcattacattttagtctagttttagtcacatttaaaagtccatcttatagccacattaaactcctttccttcccttctcaggcccggggaccccttgtgttgtgtctacaactgcataatagtcaagcttgcagtacttaaactgtggatgcaattagtctctaagatacagatctcctagtatatgcctacagctgaattccaattaattcaatgtaaataataattttaaggcaatacttaattaacagtattatcattaaaatataagagaatatcaagtctagattttgaagattcaaatgatgtgataacacaatacaactactatgtaTACCTGgtcttagttaaatcaaccacatatcctccatatgaattgctgtgcaatctgacatatttagctagacggatagtttgagagaaagtagtgccaatgataataacaattgcataaatagacaaggatatgtaaaccaatcacatattcatttattttttcttgatttaatgtcatgcgtggcctgtccttctgcaatgcgtttactagctagttatcgatagctagtataacttagctagctatcgatagctagtaaaacttagctatgctacctcatagttagctaacgttagctagctaaaagttttggaactcatttgccaagccaaacgggaggtttcaatcgaaaatgaccagctagttatccaagctgacacaacctatacactcgactgcccctttgaagttaacttaacgttggctaatatattctaataactagttaacattagctaattatcattgacagttactagctaatttaccttggcataaatggcagggttgtcttgtgcgctttcagttgcctcttgttgtgttcttcccacctattttgaagccacaaggtttctctccggttattgcggtgcattgtgttttattttctgtgaagttacaattaaagactgtccagatatctattcttatttttcttccagtaccgagtgcttgaacttcagccatcataacgttcagccatagggcgtcacttgcatgtctggccatctcagggaatggaggagggatagatacaggaccgggcaacattcaaccaatgaagtgcatacaagtttagaaaaaaaaaaacaattgtgaatgagtcaaccaccaacattttcgtctcgtctcgtctcgtctcgtcaacgaaagttaaaatagatttagtcatagtttttatttataaagatccgttttcgtcacgtcttagtctcgtcttagtcacgggaaaaaggtcgttaacgaatatttttcgtcatagttttcgtcaacaaaatgaacactgctattaactatcctagctatctctagcttagggaaccatcttaacagttcgTAGTTGCTAGTAagtgtaatatgaactcattttaatatgGAGTAAATATGAACTAATATAAATATTaacatgaagctgcacaggcacccagagggtttcAACCCATCATAGCTTTTTACCtctcctagctatctctagcttagggcaCCATTTTaccagtttgcagttgcctgtgtgtgattaactcatattaatatgtgtgaatatgaacttgtgaacaaaaactcgttaatatgaagctgcacaggcaccctgaggggtttctaccttttcctagtataattttataagttaaatcgaggaaaccataacatcagctagataactatttccatttaaaccatttaaggttattaaaatgTTTCTTTCACTAACTAGATAGCATTGCAACTAGGTAActatagcaacccagaaactcaatgttcgctgaaaatttgtatttcccaaaatcagctcaccaacaTTCTTtactgtgtaaaactgacatccttgcatgtTGGAAAGCGCAGCTGGGAAGACACAAAAGTACTTTTTGTCAAGTGTGGCTCTTGCGTAGCTATTCTTGCTGCCATTAGaaacatttatggcgtcagaattagataaatcttaagtataaaaaccctgtgcgatgtcagtgaaattgcttcactttttagccttgtgctgtgagtgcaaatgttactaaataaatacactgatctacaactccggagtcctgaggtaacttgagtgaattttcacctaacagttgACAAAAATATCATTGATCTATTACGCAGACCTGTGCATAGGAGCTCATGGTCAATTCTAACGTGTTCAGACTTTTTTTGTAATCTGGTTGAAATAATGTAGATGTCACTTCCATTTCTAAActgcacacactctgtacatAAAGATAGATGATGGCATGTCCTTTGTATCTGCCTCAATtggtctcactctctgtttcacaaacacacagacacatgactgTCTCTTTtgcttcctgtctgtgtttcatataaacacaaacaaaaaacccacatatgggcgcgcacacacacatacagccacaccATTTCTGAGGAATTGTTTTTTAAATTTCACCTACTGAATCTTTCTTACATGCCTCATAACTGACCTCAGTGTCTCCAGCTTGCATTGTGGATCTCTTAGTCCCACACAGAGCAGCTCCACTCCTTCATCCTGCAGGTCATTGTCACCCATGTCCAGCTCTATCAGATGGGAAGGTGTCCCTTGCAGCACTGATGCCATTATTTCACAGCTTGCTTTAGAGAGTCGACACCGATTTAGCCTGTTTAGATATATAGTTTGCATACACATTTGATACTATTGAGCACTTTCGTTCATATTTTTACATAACTCTTCTATCTCCTCTCTTTTGGCCCTATATGATCATTATGATGTgcttgtatatatattatatctgtAAGACATGATGTAGAGATTCAATTTGGATTCCTTCCCTTTATAAACtccacacactcgcatacagaTTAATACAGCAGGACACATCTCTATATAAAGACAGCTGATGCAGTGTTCTCTGTATCTTTGTCTCTTTCACTTCTTATCTGTGTTTcatacaaacagaaacaaaaacacacacacacacacacacacacacactctgtacattAAGATACctgctactcattgacctccactggctgcctgtagctgctcgcattaagttcaagtcacttatgcttgcctacagagtgcttgatggttctgctcccacctacctaaatgctcttgtaagggcaaatgttacacccaggatgctgcgctcttctagtgagcgtcgtttggcactgccgtctgcaagtacggcagtccagactattctcatttgtagttccacgttggtggaatgaactacctagcactaccagagcaggggtgtccctctctacctttaagaagcttttgaagacccaactcttcagagagcacttcccgtcctaactggcacttcgactagtgcgtaacttgcaattacagcagttacatttctgcacttctttttctttttttatttaattttgttatatttcttatgtaaagtagtatttattgctacaccaggttctattgctcgtagcttgaatattctctcccttgtacgtcgctttggacaaaagcgtctgctaaatgactaaatgtaaatgtaagatagCTGATGGCATGTCCTCTGTATCAGACTCTTTtgatttctttctgtgtttcgtatgaacacaaacaaaacaaacacatgcacacacacacacacacacacaggcacatttcTGAGGAATTgttattcaatttcaatttgAGAGTCTTTCTTATATGCCACATAACTGACCTCAGTTTGTTCAGCTTGCATTGTTGATCTCTTAGTCCCACACAGAGCAGCTCCACTCCTTTACCCTGCAGGTCATTGTCACCCATGTCAAGTTCTCTCAGAGGGGAACGTGTCCCTTGCAGCACTGATGCCATCAATGCACAGCTTGCTTTAGAGAGTCGACACTGATTTAGCCTGATTAGAAATGAAGATTAAACATTATATTGTTGAGGTATCTCAGTTGCATATACAATTATAACacttttattcattattatacacatttaaacacactcggggcctcatttactaacaggattgcgcccatttcaggcataaaatagcgggtaaacacataaaaccctatttccaaaggaggcgcacctgagtaaaagcgcagattaccgctgctaggaagtgggtgtgggaaagtgggtgttcgtcgcaaagagatgggaggagatgcgtaaagtgcgcctaattatgtattagtaacgaaacaagaggtgttttagcatgacatatcagctgctaaatgaaaactatgtgcctgcgagaaatttgaaaaatacgaacttcagaaatgttattttttttttatgtttatatttgatatatcatttaataggcatacaaacaaatataattacaaactgtcccaccagctagctgttcgggaaaagttcggccacgtcttacccagaatcgctgctcattgtatggtttaaacacTGATAGTTCAAGCACaacgagtacagtgcacaccttctgcgtaggagtaacgtgtatctattcaggaaaagtacttgtactcgaagtacactaactaaactaccgatAAGTAAATtgcagagacagagcagcatattcatttcaacttccatgtttatttcgacgttatagcctctcaagcgcaagctacccccagtgccatggcaacctacaactacagttttcaaatgtatctgcctagggcagcgtttttgaaaagcatggttttcagtgttagaatacgccgttttaaagtaaggggtgtcgtgtattcctactagactatttaacgggatgctatggagtagttaacctggatattaactatcctagctatctctagcttagggaaccattttaacagtttgcagttgcctgtgtgtgattaactcatgttaatatgtgtgaatatgaactcgtgaacataaacttgttaatatgaagctgcacaggcaccctgaggggtaaccatagtaacccagaaactcaatgttcgctgaaaagtttaatttcccaaaatcatctcaccaataaaatgaattccaagtgatcacaacttttagtgttgacggaagggctaaatggagaaatatttatgagtttctatatttacccgggttagtttgctgtaacctcgtgaaccaaaagctctaattctaattttaactcatcatccatgggtggaaggaacacgcaggctctttcttccctaattacgctggtaaggcgtcgacacattcagatgaggttcttgtttgataaatacgatgcaaaataccgtgcgctatatgtgagttggcaaaggcgcagattaagctgcggtcccaatgttagtaaatgaggccctcagtgtttATAAAATAAGCATCTCTCTCAGCCAGTATGTCAGAATGCTTTTCCAAAATGGTCCCAAGTTCTTATCATTGTTGTTACCAAGGTTTTACCCACAGAACTCACCCAAAACTGTACTCACCAAACTCTCCTAGAGACTTTCACTACAGGAAGCATTCTGTGGAGCCCTTCCTCTGATCTCAGGTATTTCTTCAGATTAAACTCATTCATTTCTTTAGTTGATATCAGCAGCAGATAAGCCAAAGCTGAACACTGGGCTGGAGTCAGGTTCTTCTCCTCATCTGCTGAGTTAATGTACCTGGGTAACATTTTAAACAATATTCATAATCTTACTGATACTTGAAAAGCCTCTGATTATTAGCCACTTGTTTAAAAAGACAATGCACCTCTTTACTTCCAAAACAAAGTTCAGAACAATAGAGCAATACAAATGACAAGAATCAGCAGTTATATCAGCAGATTATGAATTTCACACCATAATTGGAAGACTATTCCTTTATCTGGGGAACATAATTGACCTAttgctaagccccgccccccttagttactgtcgCTAACTCAGACAAGCTATCggagctgactagagtttacaatggcagctatcagtgtcaaaacgatatcccaagaggctctagacaacttttggagatAGTTAGTTTGGAGACCTGATTTTGCCTAGAAGCCTTCAAAAGGGACTTAattatgcaatggagggatatgtgcaaaatttaaaactagatatggtggaTGACAAGCTTAAATTGgaggcgagaatttacagatcacaatgcaagagggagaagcctcatctcacaGTTATCACAATTGCAGATAACAACATCCAAGACCAGAGTTGTTCATGCAtcgcagggaaagattaaattaattgaccttcagttaatttaactaatctggagaggcactgagatgtagacctacattTATTAGTTTATTACATAACTAGCATtaccctgacaggacagtgtcctaactgtctagctagctagcgcagctagtgaatagctaacgttaacgttagctagttttaaccagagataacttgcctaaACCGAGCATAACATCAGAggtgaaagtaagccggtactgtcaatgacaataataatgtGAATTatgagtatgcctatgatcatgtaggcttagttgattGCTTTAGCAGCGGAAAATTGCAACCTAATAAGAGTATGGCAGATAGCTAATGAACGTAGCTTTGACTGTGTGGTCTGCCACACAGCTTAATCCACCAGAGACATTTGGCCCTGTCTTGTTTTGGTTTGGGAAATGGGATGAATTATACCCCATTGCctatcctctcatgatacctTGCATCAGTGTCTACCCCATGCATAtcgtttgaccatttttgttcaacttacattacaacaaaccccATAAAACAAGAGAAGAATCACGGTTTCTAATGCTACTCTATGGAGTTGTAAACTCAAGATGTCCGAGTGCAGCTGTTACTAAACTGCCATTGGCTCGTCTGTGTTCGAGGGGCGGGACTTAGCGATAGGTCAATTGCACAGACTTCATGATTTCAATGCATTTATGATATTTTCCTCACCACAAACAGGTACAGTACATGCAGGAAAACCAACATGTTTAAAACAGTGACCCCCCAATAACTGAGCCCTGCTAATTGCTCAAAGCCCCTTGAGACAAttatattgttttggcgctatatataaataaaattgaatttaattataTTGAATTATTAGTATGTACTCTTTCGGAATCAAACCTATGACACTGGTGTTGTTGACATCATGCTCTACTAATTGTGCTATTTATCAATTCCTTTGAATCTGAAATGGTCTATATTAATTACCTGTTGATCTCCTCAATCAGTGAGTTGTCCCCTAACTCATTCAAACAGTGGAAGAGGTTGATGATCCGTTCTGGTGAGATGTCTTTCCTGATCTTCTCTTTGATGTATTGAACCGTTTTCTCGATGCTCTCACCTCTGACAGCTAACTGTGGCAGCAACACATCCAGGGGGGACCGGATTTTTGGCTCCAACATTGGAGCCAGGCCGAGGAGGAAACGGACAAAAAGATCCAAATGTCCGTTCTGGCTCTGCAGAGCCTTTTCCACAGCAAATCTGTAAAGGTCAAACCTTGAGTGTGTGAACAGCCAGCTGATCTTCTCTTTCCAGTTCTTTGAAAAGGGATTTGCCCAATGAACACCTTCATGAAGAACATAAAGAGCTGCCAAGAATTCCTGTACACTGAGGTGCACAAAGCTGAACATTTTCTCTCCAGTTGCAGCACTCTCCATGTTGAAGATCTGTGTACAAACTCCAGCCTGCAGTGCTCCACAATCTACATCAATGTGACACCCTTCCAAGTCCTTCTCATAGAAGACCAGGGTACCTTTCTCCAGATGTTTGAATGCCAGTTTCCCAAGTTTAACAAGGAACTGCCCTTTTTTCTTTGCACTCATCTTCTTGTCCTTCGGGTATTTGTCATTCATTATTTTTATCTGAGAGACACAATACAATGTGTACATCTCTGTCAAAGTTTTGGCTTCTTTGATCTGATCTTCCAGTATTTTGTCCTTCACATTGGATATAACATAACAGAATACTGGTATGTGGCACATGATGAGGAGGCTTCTATTCTTGTTGATATGATCAATGATTCTCTTGGCCTGCTCTGGATTCTTTATGTTGTTCTGAAAGAACTCAATTATCTGGAGGTCATTGAATCCCCGAACCTCTGTCACCAAGTCGAAACACTCACGTGGAATcagactggctgctgctggtcgggtTGTGACCCAGATGAGTGCAGAGGGCAGTAGCATACCCTTAATGAGGCTTGTTATGAGGATGTCCACTGATGATTTTTCTTCGGGCTCAGAGATACACTCTTCAAAGTCCAGCCGGAGTTTGCTTTCATCAAAGCCGTCTAAGACAAACAGAATTTTGCATCCACTGAATTCTGGGAAGTTTCTCAAATCTTTGAGATTATTGTAGAATTCAAAAAGAAGATCAAAAAGGCTGTagcattttttcttcttcaagtTTAACTCCCGAAAtagaagaacaaaaacaaagtctatGTCTAGATTTGTTTTTTCTCAGCCCAGTCCATGGCAAACTTCTGCACTGCAATGGTTTTGCCCACACCCGCAATTCCTAAAGTCAAAACTTTTGTGGCAGGCCTGTCTGTGAACATGTTTGCCAACTTGACTTGTTCATCTTCAGAGCTTGGTCCTGCCCCAATCTGTCTCAGGTTAATTGTTGATACTTCATGGTCACAGATGACCCCGCCTGTGCGGCCCTCTACAATGTAAAGCTCAGTGTAGATATCTTGTACTTTGCAATCTTTAAACTCTTGATGTACGGTAGAAAACCTGCTTTTCAGGTGTGCCCGAAGCTTCTGTTTTAGTGACTCCTTCTGTGAGAGAACAGTGTGTGCTGCATCACATTcttaaaaagaacaaaaaaatgtaGATGTTAAATGGTGAAATAACATTGAACAACAATCTAACAAACTATTTTATGTTTAGCCAGGTTTAGCATGGTTGCATATATTGCATATGATATCCTGATCTTGAGGTATGGTTTTCaataagagaaggagaaggcggAGAGTGAGAAATTACTACAGAAGCACAATATGTACTTATaaagacaatgggcctcattctcaaacgcagttaagaacaagTTAATAAGACATTTCTCCTTAACTCTACTTAAGCCGTTccaaagttttctcatctgggattcgttcttaacttaGACCACAATTTAAGAAggctaaatagcagtcgtaaattagccagattgttcttaaccctggtttttatggggaattgcttttaaagctcagtCAGTTTTAGACATAGAGACATAAAAATGACACCctcagaaaccttgaacccttatCTTTTCAAATATTgagaataggactagtctcttgcacattttagtctctgagtgaggtttcagctcctaacgaccggcccattagcaaatgacagctattcatatgataagggtatggtaattcagtgaccTCTATTGagtcatgatgtgtcaagaaaacctgtggggggtacgggccacaaagacattccagggccattacgtaatggtcATTTCCCTTGACCAAGGTGTCCCAGGTTTGTTTACACCTAagtcatcaatatgcatttgtagggacactagttttgaagAGGTACAtgtcactctaaaattataaatatgtagtagtgaaaccacacacactttctaaatgctaaactcacctttgtaaaactaacacctatgtttacaaagttcagagttcaaaagccttgctccaaaatctttacaacgTGTTTTTTGTAcgaagtctgagcacctctaaaagtatgtttttgtaagggtttgtttaaaaaatgttttactacaTTTCTTTCActcccatgttattatt contains the following coding sequences:
- the LOC122128880 gene encoding NACHT, LRR and PYD domains-containing protein 12-like, which translates into the protein MESAATGEKMFSFVHLSVQEFLAALYVLHEGVHWANPFSKNWKEKISWLFTHSRFDLYRFAVEKALQSQNGHLDLFVRFLLGLAPMLEPKIRSPLDVLLPQLAVRGESIEKTVQYIKEKIRKDISPERIINLFHCLNELGDNSLIEEINRYINSADEEKNLTPAQCSALAYLLLISTKEMNEFNLKKYLRSEEGLHRMLPVVKVSRRVWLNQCRLSKASCALMASVLQGTRSPLRELDMGDNDLQGKGVELLCVGLRDQQCKLNKLRLNRCRLSKASCEIMASVLQGTPSHLIELDMGDNDLQDEGVELLCVGLRDPQCKLETLRLSHCLITQKGCSSLASALKSNPSYLKQLDLSYNHPGDSGVRELSNRLNDPNCKLETFR